The nucleotide sequence CACGACCGATCAGGGCGCCGGCTCCGTAGGGGGCGTACAGCTTGTGGCCGGAAACCGCGACGTACTCGACGCCGAGATCTTCGATCGAGAACGGGCGGTGCGGCGCCAGCTGGGCGGCGTCCAGGGCGACGCGTGCACCCCGCGCCCGGGCGATGGCCGCCAACGCCGTGACCGGCCAGATCTCACCGGTGACGTTCGAGGCTCCGGTGATCACCAGCAGGGCCGGGCCCGCGGGTCTGGTCCGGAGGGCCTCGTCGACGGCGCTGACGGCCGCGGCGGGAGTAGCCGGCGCGGGTAGCCGGATGACGTTGATGCCGTTGCGATCTTCCCACGGCAGCAAAGCCGCATGATGCTCGGTCTCGAACACCACCACCGTGGTGCGAGCCGGGAGGCAGTGGGCCAGCAGGTTGAAGGAGTCGGTCGTGTGCTTGGTGAAGATCACCGCGTCATCGGTGCGTCCGCCGACGAACTCCCGCACCGGGCCTCGCGCGCCTTCGTACAGGGAGGTGCAGACCTTCGAGTGCCAGCCGGCTCCCCGATGCACGCTGGCGTAGCGCTCCAGCAGGGCGTCGACGGTGTCGCGAACGACTCTCAGTGCTGGTGCTGAAGCACCATGGTCGAGGTTCGCGTATTCAATCTGACCTCCGCCGGCGAGCGGGACCAGCGAATGGGCGCCGACGATCTCCAGCCCCGGAGCGTGCGGGTGGACCACGCCGTGGCGGGGGGCCACCGGTGCTTCCACGGACCATCGAGGCTTTCGGATGGTTGCGGTGGCGGAAATCCAGTCAGGTCGATCCAGAACAACGGTCATCGAGAGTCCTCGGGGTCCGTGGGACCACTGGGCGACCAGGGGTCCGCGCTTGCCTGGTGCACCTCGCACCGGGCCAGGTCGTCATCCGGGGCACCCCACCGCGGTAGGAGGGTTGCCGGCCAGCAAGCCGGAGCTATCTGCTGGCACTCATGACCTTCGTGCAGACCTTAGCAAAGGGTTACCGGTCAGGGGAACACCTGGCCGGAAGTACCTCCGGATGGGCGAGCAGTGATGCTGCCCACCCGGATCCTCCTGCGGTCACCGGAGAGGCCGCGTCGACCGAGGTCAGAGACGCCCGAACGGCGGGGGCGCACACGTTTTGGAGGTGGGTCCGCTGATGTCGTATGCTTCCGTAGCTCCCAACGGACAGCCGTTGAAGCCGCGAAGCCAACATTTCCAGGTTCCCGGCGACGACGTCTAGGCCCCCATCGTCTAGCGGCCTAGGACTCCGCCCTTTCACGGCGGCAGCACGGGTTCGAATCCCGTTGGGGGTACGCGCAGATGCAGACCACGGTCGGCATCGACGTATGCAGTCGGTCTTGATTCATCAAGGCCCCGTAGCGCAGTTGGTTAGCGCGCCGCCCTGTCACGGCGGAGGTCGCGGGTTCAAGTCCCGTCGGGGTCGCCAAACGTGGGCCGGGCTCAATCCCCCGAATCAGGGGGTCCGAGCCCGGCCCGCTGTTTGGGGCCAGGTAGCTCAGTCGGTACGAGCGTCCGCCTGAAAAGTGGAAGGTCGCCGGTTCGATCCCGGCCCTGGCCACCACCTCTGAACTGGGAGAATGCCCTCCGGGTGTTCTCCCAGTTCTGCATTGATGGCCGGCAACCATCTGAACGACGTGACTCGACGGCCCGGCTCCATGAGAGCACGGCGCTCCCGAATGCCGTGCAGTGTCACCGCAAGATCGGCGTTGACGAAGATCCCCACGGGTCGGCCGGTGGAATCGTGTATCGAGCAATTCGCAGTTGGCCCCAGGCGAACCGGGTCTCGCACACCCAGTCCCCCAGGCGGTCGGCGAGTTGTTGCGCGATCGTCACGACGTCATCGACGGTGGGACCGTCCCGGTAGACCATCGTGTGCTGGAACTGTTCGCCACAAGCGGCCAACCACACTCGGACTTCGGTATCGCCGGCGGATCGGTAGACCACGAGGCCACCGAATTCTTCGTCGGTCAACAGCGCCGCGACTACCGGATCGACGGCGCGCCGACGCAGTTCGTGCAGGCGCTCGTCGTTGCGGTCGGTCGTGGTCGCGCTCAGCCATGGTGTTTCGGGCTCGGTCCACGGGCCGAAGGTGATCCCGTTGGATCCGGCGTTCGTCGTGGCCGTGTAGGGGGCAACGCCCGGTTGCGCTTCGAGGTAGTCGACCTGGAACGTATCGCCCAGTGCTTCCTGCACCCGCGTCGCCAATTGCAGGCCCTCGAGCTGCCATTGCGCGTGGGTCGCGGAATCCGGCCAACGGAATCCCGAACCGGCGGTCCGACGGACGGTGAGCGCCCAGTACCGCAGTGCGGTGCGCAGCTCCTCGGGCAGGGGCAGGCTCCGGAGGTCGATCGGGCCGCACCCGGGTTCCCGGTCCCAGAGCGGCTCGTCGACGTAGTCGGCGATCACCACGATCCGACGTGGCCGGCCTGCAGGACTCACCGGACAGCTGTGTCATACCGGCGCTTGCGGCACTGGTTTCGTCACTGCGGCAACTGATGTCGTGGGCAGGATCGGCCGGGCGGGGGGACCAATCCCGTTCCCGCCGGCGCCCAGCAGTGCCACTCCGGCTGCCGCGACAACGATCTCGGGGGCGACGTGCGAGGAGTCGGTCGGGGCGCGGAGGCCACCGATCGGGCGGGTACGGCGGTGGGCACGTCGATCCAGGAGCTGGGCGTCGTCATCGCCGACCATGCGTCGTCATCGCCGACTGGGCGTCGTCATCGCCGACGAGGACGGTGCCGAGCTCAGCGGGGTGGTCGGTCCGTCTGCGTCGCGGGAGCTAACCCTCGCCCGCCAGCACCCTGTCGACCGGCAGCCAGGAAACCCCCAGCGCCACCGCGACGTGGATCAGAGCGGCGCTGTCTGCTCCGGCGACATCGTTCGTCGACTTGAAGCGGCCGATCATGATCTTGGCAATCGTCTCCTCGACCGTCCCCTCGGCGTAGGCCAGCCACCACGGACAGATCTGGTGGTCACGATGGGACCGGCCCAAAATCTGCCGTCCCTGCAGACCCGAGTATCGAACGTTGTGCATCAAGCCCTCGCGGGCCGCACCGGACGCTTTCCCGGCCGGCCCCAGGGATTCGTTGGCGTGCAGCGACAAGGAGGTGGTGGGGGTGAACACCACGACGGGCGATGCCCCCCGCTGGAAATCCAGCCGTTCCTTTTCCAGGTCCCGTCCGGAGCCGGCGCCGCCGTACAGGCGGGCCACCCCCACCCCGGCGGCCTGGATGGCAGCGGCGATGGGATCGGCGGCGGCGCCGACGAATTCGCACGAGATGACGGCCTGTCGGCCGGCCTCGACACAGGCCAGGGCCCAGTCGGCGGTGATGCCCACACGTAGGAGCGAAGCCTTCTGGCGGAGTCGTAGCACGGCGGCCCGGCCCCTGGCCGTTCGAGCGGCCGGATTGCTCCGCAGCGTCACATCGGCGGCCAGATCCGCCAGGGCGTTCTCGAATACCGACCACGCGGTCCGGTAGGCGAGGAGTTCGGAGGGCGAGAGCGTGACGGGCATCAGATCCAACGGTGCGGGTCCCCAGGACGCCGCCCGATGAATGGCCAACGGCGGGTCGGCGTCGGTGAGCCAGGTCCGGATCCGTGTGGTGGCCGCCGTCTGCAGAGTCGCACTGGCGGCGGCCGTCTCGTCCCACCCCCATTTGCCGTAGACCCGGCTGACCGGCAGGCCGGCCTCCGCCAGCCTGGCCCCGAAGTCCTCCCACCGCTGCGTAGGTTCGTCATGGACCTGCGCGAGAAGCGGTGCGAGGTAGGTCAACTCGGCAGGGTGATTGGCCGGGGTCGCCGTCAGATAGATCACGAAGGGAGCGCGCTCGTGCGCATCCTTGAACCGCGTGATGCGTCGGAATCTCTGCACGCGTTGGGTTTCCACGTTGCGGTACAGATGGCATTCGTCGGCGATGACGAGATCCATCGGCCACCGCGGGCGGCCCCTGACGAGCAGGCGCGCGAGTTCGTCGGGTGAACAGATCAGGACCCGCAGGTTCTGCTCTCCGGCGGCCAGGATGGTTCGCCGCCAGTGCGCGATGGTGACCTGTTTGGGCCGGTCGACCAGTACCAGGACGTTCTTCGCGCCACGTGCGCGGGCCACTGCGAGCGCGCCGAGCCATGCGGTCAGCGTTTTCCCGGTACCGACGTCGTCGGTGACCAGCACGCCCCTGGCCGGGTGCCCGCCGAATTGACCGGACGCCGCATCGGAGATCGCCGCGGCACCGTCGATCTGGATCTGCCGGGGCACCATCCGGGGGCCGTGGATCGCCGTGTCGTCGGACGCCGGAGTCGTCCCGTTGGCGTCGTCCTCGAGCCACCGCAGCCAGGTGTGCGACGCCGAACGGAAGGGATCGAGTTCGGCCGGCAGTCGGTCGCCGCGGTACAGATGCAGTTTGCGTGCCGGGTCGTAGGTGGCCCCCGGAGCCCTAGTTCGAAAGGGTACATCGAGGAACCAGAGCCGCTCGCCGGCCCGCGCGAGCAACGGCGCGGGCTTCGCCTTCCTCCCGGTGCGCTTCGAGGGCGCCGCGCTCACAGCGCCGCTCTCACGATGTGCCGCCCGCGATGCGGCACCAACGGTGCGGGCTGCCCGGACGGGGATTGCTGTAGGGCATGGGCCCAGGCTAAGGCGTCCGCGCGGCCGGATCGGAGCGGCCCGCCGCCTGGACGGGCGCGGCGCACACCCGGGAAATCGGATCCGACCAAACGGTGAATTTACGCAATTCGACGGGCGAACGGGCATAGTGAACAGAGCACCGGCCTTACGGGCGAAGGTCGCGTCATCGCGGTCGCGGGGTGACGTGTAGTGCGAGCAGGTGGGACGGAAGGGATGGCATGGATTCAGGAGCACCGACGGTCGCCCGGCCCGCCGACGATGCCAGAGGCGTCCCGATCGCCGAGGTCTCGGTCATCCTCGGGGTCCCGATGCCCACCCTGCGGTCCTGGGAGCTGCGCTACGGCATCCCCACGTTGACCAGGGGTTCGGGTCGGCATCGCCGCTACCTCCCGGTGGAGGTCCACGCGCTCCGTCTGATGCGTGACGAGATCGCCCGGGGTCAACAGGCCAGCCTCGCCGCCCAGTCGGTTCGTGAGGTGTTGGGCATCGACGGCGTGGCCGGAGCCCTGATCCACCGGATCCTGGCGGCCTCCGAACGTCTGGATGCGGCGGCGATCCGCGTCCTGCTGGACGAGGCGAGCCGCACACTCGGCCTGATGTCCTGCGTCGACGACGTGGTGATGCCCTCGATGCGGCAGATCGGCGTGTGGTGGACCGTCGGCCAGTGCGACTTCGACCAGGAACGGTTGACCACAGAGGCCATCCGGGGATGGCTCGATCGCCGCAGCGCCTTCGCGCCCCCTCCGGTCCGTCCCCAGCCGATCCTCCTGGCCTGCGGGCCCAGTGACCTGCACACCATCGGTCTGGAGGCGATGGCCATGGTGCTCCGAGAGGACGGTTGGGCCTGCCGCGTCCTGGGCGCCCGGACACCGACCCTGACGCTGGCGGCGGCCACGGTGGCGACCGCCGCACTGGCCGTGGTGGTGGTCTCCCACCTGTCGACGGGACGGATCCGGGCGATTGCATCGATGGATGCCGTCCGCCATCTGCACGTGCCGGTCTTCTACGCCGGCAACGCCTTCACTGCGACCCGCAGCAGGCGCGGCGTCCCGGGAACCTACCTCGGGTCCCGCATCGGCGGCGCATGCGAGTTGATCGCGGGCGCCCTCGACGGCGGCCGGGCGAAGGATCTGGTGCTCAGCTGACGGCAGCATCGCCGCTCGGTGTCACCGGATGATGCAGTTGATACGAGGACGTGGTCGGGCCATGACCCGCTCGTGAGGGCCCCGAGTGCCGGTCCTGCGCCCGTCGGGATCTTCACAGGTTCCTGTCTCCTGCAGATCGATCCGGGGATGAGGCCGGAGATCGATTGCAGCGCAGTCGGTCTGTTCGAGGCCGACAGCAGGGGCCCGGCTCGAACCGTGCCGTCGGCCGGTGTACGGGGGCGGGCCGTGGTGGGGTCTCCCGACGCCGACGCCGATGGGAACGGCGGGGTCGCGAAACTGTGCAGTTCGGGGTGATGGCGCACAGAACTGTTGTGGCCAGGCAGGATTTCAGTGGTGGAGAGTTCTGGCGACGAGAGAGTGCACGGTGGCAACTGATGTTGAACCCCCAGGACGAGGCGGAGATCGATCTGCCCGGCCCGGCGGCCGAGTTCATCATCGGCGTCCTCGATGCCTCGGGTCGACTGGACTCCGCCTCCGTGCGCAGACTGCTCGAAGAGGCCTCTGACGCGATCGGCCTCGGCGGTTGCATCGATCGCGTGGTGATGCCGGTGATGCGGCAGATCGGCCTCTGGTGGATCGCCGGCTCGTACTCCATCGAGCAGGAGGCGATGACGACCGAGGCGATCCGTGCCTGGCTGGACCGCCGCACCGCCTACCTGCCGGCACCGACCCGGCCGAATCACATCCTGCTGGCCTGCGGACCTCATGACCGGCACACCCTCGGCCTCGAGGCCCTGGCCCTGTTGCTGCGGACCGAGGGTTGGTCGTGTCGCCTGCTGGGGGCCCGCATCACGGCCGCCAAGCTGGCGACCGCCGCGGAGGCGAACGACCCGGCAGCGGTGGTCGTGGTCGCGCACATCGCCGCCGGGCACCGTCGCGCCGTCGCGGCGATGGAGGCCGTCGACCAGTTGGGTTTCACCCTGTTCTACGCCGGCGGGGCCTTCTCCGATCGGGCGAGCCGTGAAGGGGTACCGGGCCGGTACCTGGGTCGCCAGATCGCGGGCGCCTGCGCGATCATCGTCGACACCCTGGACGAAGCAGCCTGAGACCGGTCGGGGCAGAGCTGCTCGCCGTGCGGCCTCCGCCGGCACAGTCGACTCGAGACGCAGCTGTCCGGCCTGCGCCGGCACCGTCGATCACCTGATCAGTGCGGGCGGAAAGAGGCGTCTTTCTCGGCAGTAGGGGCGGTGATGACCGGCACAGCTTCCAGGGGATGACCGATCCGGACGTGCCGGGGACCGTGCGGGTCGTCGCAGTCGGGTCCGGCGGACGCCGTCCCGGGTTCGACCTCTCCGGTGTCCGAGTGGTCCACCTGCAACGTGGTGTGACTGATTCGGTA is from Nakamurella sp. PAMC28650 and encodes:
- a CDS encoding aminotransferase class V-fold PLP-dependent enzyme encodes the protein MTVVLDRPDWISATATIRKPRWSVEAPVAPRHGVVHPHAPGLEIVGAHSLVPLAGGGQIEYANLDHGASAPALRVVRDTVDALLERYASVHRGAGWHSKVCTSLYEGARGPVREFVGGRTDDAVIFTKHTTDSFNLLAHCLPARTTVVVFETEHHAALLPWEDRNGINVIRLPAPATPAAAVSAVDEALRTRPAGPALLVITGASNVTGEIWPVTALAAIARARGARVALDAAQLAPHRPFSIEDLGVEYVAVSGHKLYAPYGAGALIGRADWLAQARPYLVGGGATATVTEDVTTWKPLPDRHEAGSPNVPGAVALATACHALAGADRAGLAASEQALTDRLRNGLLDVPGVTVHTLFGGQVETIGVVTFTIAGQSSAVVAAALSAEHGIAVRDGAFCAQPLVRRLLGAAGCDVADGTGHAIRASVGLATTGEHVDRLVDAVESIASRGPRRRYVTVDGRPVPAVEDRELPIIAPWQ
- a CDS encoding cobalamin-dependent protein (Presence of a B(12) (cobalamin)-binding domain implies dependence on cobalamin itself, in one of its several forms, or in some unusual lineages, dependence on a cobalamin-like analog.), with amino-acid sequence MLNPQDEAEIDLPGPAAEFIIGVLDASGRLDSASVRRLLEEASDAIGLGGCIDRVVMPVMRQIGLWWIAGSYSIEQEAMTTEAIRAWLDRRTAYLPAPTRPNHILLACGPHDRHTLGLEALALLLRTEGWSCRLLGARITAAKLATAAEANDPAAVVVVAHIAAGHRRAVAAMEAVDQLGFTLFYAGGAFSDRASREGVPGRYLGRQIAGACAIIVDTLDEAA
- a CDS encoding cobalamin-dependent protein (Presence of a B(12) (cobalamin)-binding domain implies dependence on cobalamin itself, in one of its several forms, or in some unusual lineages, dependence on a cobalamin-like analog.), producing the protein MDSGAPTVARPADDARGVPIAEVSVILGVPMPTLRSWELRYGIPTLTRGSGRHRRYLPVEVHALRLMRDEIARGQQASLAAQSVREVLGIDGVAGALIHRILAASERLDAAAIRVLLDEASRTLGLMSCVDDVVMPSMRQIGVWWTVGQCDFDQERLTTEAIRGWLDRRSAFAPPPVRPQPILLACGPSDLHTIGLEAMAMVLREDGWACRVLGARTPTLTLAAATVATAALAVVVVSHLSTGRIRAIASMDAVRHLHVPVFYAGNAFTATRSRRGVPGTYLGSRIGGACELIAGALDGGRAKDLVLS
- a CDS encoding DEAD/DEAH box helicase family protein translates to MSAAPSKRTGRKAKPAPLLARAGERLWFLDVPFRTRAPGATYDPARKLHLYRGDRLPAELDPFRSASHTWLRWLEDDANGTTPASDDTAIHGPRMVPRQIQIDGAAAISDAASGQFGGHPARGVLVTDDVGTGKTLTAWLGALAVARARGAKNVLVLVDRPKQVTIAHWRRTILAAGEQNLRVLICSPDELARLLVRGRPRWPMDLVIADECHLYRNVETQRVQRFRRITRFKDAHERAPFVIYLTATPANHPAELTYLAPLLAQVHDEPTQRWEDFGARLAEAGLPVSRVYGKWGWDETAAASATLQTAATTRIRTWLTDADPPLAIHRAASWGPAPLDLMPVTLSPSELLAYRTAWSVFENALADLAADVTLRSNPAARTARGRAAVLRLRQKASLLRVGITADWALACVEAGRQAVISCEFVGAAADPIAAAIQAAGVGVARLYGGAGSGRDLEKERLDFQRGASPVVVFTPTTSLSLHANESLGPAGKASGAAREGLMHNVRYSGLQGRQILGRSHRDHQICPWWLAYAEGTVEETIAKIMIGRFKSTNDVAGADSAALIHVAVALGVSWLPVDRVLAGEG